Proteins encoded by one window of Bacteroidales bacterium:
- the coaBC gene encoding bifunctional phosphopantothenoylcysteine decarboxylase/phosphopantothenate--cysteine ligase CoaBC, with amino-acid sequence MMLRGKKILIGITASIAAYKIPILIRLLIKQGAEVKVVMTKAACDFVTPLTLSALSQNPVSIEPFSESDGRWHSHIELGSWADVYLIAPLSANTMAKMSTGITDNLLMATYLAARCPVFFAPAMDVDMFNHPTTQDNISRLVSFGNILIKPTEGELASGLSGFGRMEEPEKIVEIISLHFKNSESFKGHKFLITSGPTLEPIDPVRFISNHSSGQMGNALALEAANRGADVILISGPVKELPQHPGIQIIQVNTAGEMFEKCMEVFPDTNTCIMAAAVADYKPTQSAAEKIKKSADTITLALTRTKDILSELGKNKKENQLLIGFALETNHEIENARQKLYTKNLDFIVLNSLRTEGAGFGFSTNQISIIGKSGQVIEYEKKSKVLVACDILDYLKACQP; translated from the coding sequence ATCATGCTAAGAGGCAAAAAAATCCTGATTGGAATAACTGCAAGTATTGCTGCTTATAAAATTCCTATTCTTATCAGGTTATTGATCAAACAGGGTGCTGAAGTCAAAGTAGTAATGACGAAAGCAGCCTGTGATTTCGTTACACCTCTTACACTCTCCGCGCTTTCACAGAATCCGGTCTCAATTGAGCCTTTTAGTGAATCTGATGGCAGATGGCATAGCCATATAGAATTGGGTTCCTGGGCAGATGTATACCTGATAGCTCCATTATCAGCCAATACAATGGCTAAAATGTCAACAGGGATTACAGATAACCTTCTTATGGCTACCTACCTGGCAGCCAGGTGCCCTGTTTTCTTTGCACCTGCAATGGATGTCGATATGTTCAATCATCCCACTACTCAGGACAATATTAGTCGCCTGGTTTCATTTGGGAATATCCTCATTAAACCAACAGAAGGTGAATTGGCCAGCGGCCTTTCTGGTTTTGGCAGAATGGAAGAGCCTGAGAAAATTGTTGAGATTATAAGTCTCCATTTTAAAAATTCAGAATCATTTAAAGGACATAAATTCCTTATTACCAGTGGACCCACACTTGAACCTATCGATCCGGTCAGGTTTATAAGTAATCATTCATCAGGACAAATGGGCAATGCACTTGCTCTTGAAGCGGCAAACAGGGGTGCTGATGTTATCCTGATAAGCGGCCCAGTAAAAGAATTACCGCAACATCCCGGAATCCAAATCATTCAGGTAAATACTGCCGGTGAAATGTTTGAAAAATGTATGGAAGTATTTCCAGATACAAATACTTGCATAATGGCTGCAGCTGTTGCTGATTATAAACCAACACAATCTGCTGCTGAAAAAATCAAGAAATCTGCTGATACGATTACCCTTGCATTAACACGCACGAAGGATATTCTCTCGGAACTGGGAAAAAATAAAAAGGAAAACCAGCTTCTGATTGGCTTTGCGCTTGAAACAAATCATGAAATTGAAAACGCCAGACAAAAATTATATACGAAAAACCTCGATTTCATCGTTCTTAATTCTTTAAGGACAGAGGGCGCTGGTTTTGGATTTTCGACCAATCAAATCTCAATTATTGGTAAATCTGGCCAGGTAATTGAATACGAAAAAAAATCAAAAGTGCTGGTTGCTTGTGATATACTGGATTATCTTAAAGCTTGTCAACCATAA